A window of the Apostichopus japonicus isolate 1M-3 chromosome 8, ASM3797524v1, whole genome shotgun sequence genome harbors these coding sequences:
- the LOC139971987 gene encoding acetyl-coenzyme A synthetase 2-like, mitochondrial isoform X1, which yields MASESTECPPEIMNANDHLFILYTSGSTGSPKGLIHAQAGYLQHAMMAHKFVFDYCPGDIYACVADVGWITGHSFVVYGPLCNGATSILFESVPTYPDPGRYWEMVERLKVNQIYLAPTALRLLLKSGDTFVKKYDRSSLRTLGCVGEPLNHEAWEWYHDVVGDKRCDLVDTWWQTETGAICISPRPSAPNAEIRHGPMRPFFGINPQLLNEEKQEIQGNNVSGALCIKQPWPGLARTIYGNHKRFIATYLKDFPGYYSTGDGAHRDADGYYHITGRMDDVINVTGHRLGTAEVEDAMDEHEAVAETAVVGFPHDIKGEGVYAYVILKDGITEPEDQIIEELKAMTKKKIAGYAVPEVVLITPGLPKTRSGKIMRRILRKICAGEKESLGDTSTLADPSIVETLIEKHEQLTSKQ from the exons ATGGCTTCTGAATCAACTGAGTGTCCTCCTGAAATTATGAATGCTAATGATCACCTCTTTATTCTGTACACATCTGGTTCCACCGGATCACCTAAAGGGTTAATCCACGCCCAGGCAGGTTATTTACAACATGCAATGATGGCACACAAG TTTGTTTTTGACTATTGTCCTGGAGATATCTATGCCTGCGTGGCTGATGTTGGTTGGATAACAGGTCACAGTTTTGTCGTGTATGGTCCCCTCTGCAATGGTGCTACTTCAATACTCTTTGAGAGTGTTCCAACCTATCCAGACCCAG GTCGTTACTGGGAAATGGTTGAGAGGCTTAAAGTGAACCAGATATATCTTGCCCCAACAGCCCTGAGGCTGCTGTTGAAATCCGGGGACACTTTCGTTAAGAAGTATGATAGGTCCTCCCTACGGACATTAGGATGTG TGGGAGAGCCGTTGAACCATGAAGCTTGGGAATGGTATCATGATGTCGTTGGTGACAAAAGGTGTGATCTTGTGGATACTTGGTGGCAAACAG AGACTGGTGCTATTTGTATCAGCCCCCGACCCTCTGCCCCCAACGCAGAGATCAGACATGGCCCTATGAGGCCTTTCTTTGGCATCAATCCTCAGCTTTTAAATGAAGAG AAACAAGAAATCCAAGGCAACAATGTCTCTGGTGCTCTGTGCATTAAACAACCATGGCCAGGTCTGGCCAGAACTATTTACGGTAACCACAAGAGGTTCATCGCTACATATCTCAAAGATTTTCCAg GTTATTACAGCACTGGCGATGGGGCTCACAGAGACGCTGATGGTTACTATCACATCACAGGACggatggatgatgtcatcaatgtcaCAGGTCATCGGCTGGGAACAGCAGAGGTGGAAGATGCAATG GATGAACATGAAGCTGTGGCAGAGACCGCAGTGGTTGGTTTTCCTCACGACATTAAAGGAGAAG GTGTCTATGCTTATGTAATCCTGAAAGATGGTATAACAGAACCTGAAGACCAGATAATTGAAGAATTAAAAGCAATGACCAAAAAGAAGATAGCTGGCTATGCTGTACCTGAAGTTGTACTG ATTACTCCAGGACTTCCAAAGACTCGTTCTGGTAAAATCATGAGAAGGATACTAAGGAAGATTTGTGCTGGAGAGAAAGAAAGCCTCGGAGATACTTCTACCTTAGCGGATCCTTCCATCGTGGAAACACTGATTGAAAAACATGAACAATTGACCAGtaaacagtaa
- the LOC139971987 gene encoding acetyl-coenzyme A synthetase 2-like, mitochondrial isoform X4: MVERLKVNQIYLAPTALRLLLKSGDTFVKKYDRSSLRTLGCVGEPLNHEAWEWYHDVVGDKRCDLVDTWWQTETGAICISPRPSAPNAEIRHGPMRPFFGINPQLLNEEKQEIQGNNVSGALCIKQPWPGLARTIYGNHKRFIATYLKDFPGYYSTGDGAHRDADGYYHITGRMDDVINVTGHRLGTAEVEDAMDEHEAVAETAVVGFPHDIKGEGVYAYVILKDGITEPEDQIIEELKAMTKKKIAGYAVPEVVLITPGLPKTRSGKIMRRILRKICAGEKESLGDTSTLADPSIVETLIEKHEQLTSKQ; encoded by the exons ATGGTTGAGAGGCTTAAAGTGAACCAGATATATCTTGCCCCAACAGCCCTGAGGCTGCTGTTGAAATCCGGGGACACTTTCGTTAAGAAGTATGATAGGTCCTCCCTACGGACATTAGGATGTG TGGGAGAGCCGTTGAACCATGAAGCTTGGGAATGGTATCATGATGTCGTTGGTGACAAAAGGTGTGATCTTGTGGATACTTGGTGGCAAACAG AGACTGGTGCTATTTGTATCAGCCCCCGACCCTCTGCCCCCAACGCAGAGATCAGACATGGCCCTATGAGGCCTTTCTTTGGCATCAATCCTCAGCTTTTAAATGAAGAG AAACAAGAAATCCAAGGCAACAATGTCTCTGGTGCTCTGTGCATTAAACAACCATGGCCAGGTCTGGCCAGAACTATTTACGGTAACCACAAGAGGTTCATCGCTACATATCTCAAAGATTTTCCAg GTTATTACAGCACTGGCGATGGGGCTCACAGAGACGCTGATGGTTACTATCACATCACAGGACggatggatgatgtcatcaatgtcaCAGGTCATCGGCTGGGAACAGCAGAGGTGGAAGATGCAATG GATGAACATGAAGCTGTGGCAGAGACCGCAGTGGTTGGTTTTCCTCACGACATTAAAGGAGAAG GTGTCTATGCTTATGTAATCCTGAAAGATGGTATAACAGAACCTGAAGACCAGATAATTGAAGAATTAAAAGCAATGACCAAAAAGAAGATAGCTGGCTATGCTGTACCTGAAGTTGTACTG ATTACTCCAGGACTTCCAAAGACTCGTTCTGGTAAAATCATGAGAAGGATACTAAGGAAGATTTGTGCTGGAGAGAAAGAAAGCCTCGGAGATACTTCTACCTTAGCGGATCCTTCCATCGTGGAAACACTGATTGAAAAACATGAACAATTGACCAGtaaacagtaa
- the LOC139971987 gene encoding acetyl-coenzyme A synthetase 2-like, mitochondrial isoform X2, translating into MASESTECPPEIMNANDHLFILYTSGSTGSPKGLIHAQAGYLQHAMMAHKFVFDYCPGDIYACVADVGWITGHSFVVYGPLCNGATSILFESVPTYPDPGRYWEMVERLKVNQIYLAPTALRLLLKSGDTFVKKYDRSSLRTLGCVGEPLNHEAWEWYHDVVGDKRCDLVDTWWQTETGAICISPRPSAPNAEIRHGPMRPFFGINPQLLNEEKQEIQGNNVSGALCIKQPWPGLARTIYGNHKRFIATYLKDFPGYYSTGDGAHRDADGYYHITGRMDDVINVTGHRLGTAEVEDAMDEHEAVAETAVVGFPHDIKGEGVYAYVILKDGITDPEDKITSELNT; encoded by the exons ATGGCTTCTGAATCAACTGAGTGTCCTCCTGAAATTATGAATGCTAATGATCACCTCTTTATTCTGTACACATCTGGTTCCACCGGATCACCTAAAGGGTTAATCCACGCCCAGGCAGGTTATTTACAACATGCAATGATGGCACACAAG TTTGTTTTTGACTATTGTCCTGGAGATATCTATGCCTGCGTGGCTGATGTTGGTTGGATAACAGGTCACAGTTTTGTCGTGTATGGTCCCCTCTGCAATGGTGCTACTTCAATACTCTTTGAGAGTGTTCCAACCTATCCAGACCCAG GTCGTTACTGGGAAATGGTTGAGAGGCTTAAAGTGAACCAGATATATCTTGCCCCAACAGCCCTGAGGCTGCTGTTGAAATCCGGGGACACTTTCGTTAAGAAGTATGATAGGTCCTCCCTACGGACATTAGGATGTG TGGGAGAGCCGTTGAACCATGAAGCTTGGGAATGGTATCATGATGTCGTTGGTGACAAAAGGTGTGATCTTGTGGATACTTGGTGGCAAACAG AGACTGGTGCTATTTGTATCAGCCCCCGACCCTCTGCCCCCAACGCAGAGATCAGACATGGCCCTATGAGGCCTTTCTTTGGCATCAATCCTCAGCTTTTAAATGAAGAG AAACAAGAAATCCAAGGCAACAATGTCTCTGGTGCTCTGTGCATTAAACAACCATGGCCAGGTCTGGCCAGAACTATTTACGGTAACCACAAGAGGTTCATCGCTACATATCTCAAAGATTTTCCAg GTTATTACAGCACTGGCGATGGGGCTCACAGAGACGCTGATGGTTACTATCACATCACAGGACggatggatgatgtcatcaatgtcaCAGGTCATCGGCTGGGAACAGCAGAGGTGGAAGATGCAATG GATGAACATGAAGCTGTGGCAGAGACCGCAGTGGTTGGTTTTCCTCACGACATTAAAGGAGAAG GTGTCTATGCTTATGTAATCCTGAAAGATGGTATAACAGATCCTGAAGATAAGATAACATCAGAACTTAATACTTAG
- the LOC139971987 gene encoding acetyl-coenzyme A synthetase 2-like, mitochondrial isoform X3, with amino-acid sequence MASESTECPPEIMNANDHLFILYTSGSTGSPKGLIHAQAGYLQHAMMAHKFVFDYCPGDIYACVADVGWITGHSFVVYGPLCNGATSILFESVPTYPDPGRYWEMVERLKVNQIYLAPTALRLLLKSGDTFVKKYDRSSLRTLGCVGEPLNHEAWEWYHDVVGDKRCDLVDTWWQTETGAICISPRPSAPNAEIRHGPMRPFFGINPQLLNEEKQEIQGNNVSGALCIKQPWPGLARTIYGNHKRFIATYLKDFPGYYSTGDGAHRDADGYYHITGRMDDVINVTGHRLGTAEVEDAMDEHEAVAETAVVGFPHDIKGEGVYAYVILKDGITEPKE; translated from the exons ATGGCTTCTGAATCAACTGAGTGTCCTCCTGAAATTATGAATGCTAATGATCACCTCTTTATTCTGTACACATCTGGTTCCACCGGATCACCTAAAGGGTTAATCCACGCCCAGGCAGGTTATTTACAACATGCAATGATGGCACACAAG TTTGTTTTTGACTATTGTCCTGGAGATATCTATGCCTGCGTGGCTGATGTTGGTTGGATAACAGGTCACAGTTTTGTCGTGTATGGTCCCCTCTGCAATGGTGCTACTTCAATACTCTTTGAGAGTGTTCCAACCTATCCAGACCCAG GTCGTTACTGGGAAATGGTTGAGAGGCTTAAAGTGAACCAGATATATCTTGCCCCAACAGCCCTGAGGCTGCTGTTGAAATCCGGGGACACTTTCGTTAAGAAGTATGATAGGTCCTCCCTACGGACATTAGGATGTG TGGGAGAGCCGTTGAACCATGAAGCTTGGGAATGGTATCATGATGTCGTTGGTGACAAAAGGTGTGATCTTGTGGATACTTGGTGGCAAACAG AGACTGGTGCTATTTGTATCAGCCCCCGACCCTCTGCCCCCAACGCAGAGATCAGACATGGCCCTATGAGGCCTTTCTTTGGCATCAATCCTCAGCTTTTAAATGAAGAG AAACAAGAAATCCAAGGCAACAATGTCTCTGGTGCTCTGTGCATTAAACAACCATGGCCAGGTCTGGCCAGAACTATTTACGGTAACCACAAGAGGTTCATCGCTACATATCTCAAAGATTTTCCAg GTTATTACAGCACTGGCGATGGGGCTCACAGAGACGCTGATGGTTACTATCACATCACAGGACggatggatgatgtcatcaatgtcaCAGGTCATCGGCTGGGAACAGCAGAGGTGGAAGATGCAATG GATGAACATGAAGCTGTGGCAGAGACCGCAGTGGTTGGTTTTCCTCACGACATTAAAGGAGAAG GTGTCTATGCTTATGTAATCCTAAAAGATGGTATAACAGAGCCCAAAGAATAG